The Limisphaerales bacterium sequence GAGGCTCATGGGCAAGGCCTAGTCTTCGTCGTCAAAAGCTGCTTCTTCACGCGCCTGATTTCGGGCCATAAACCATGCAATGATCGTACTCAATTCATAGAGCAACTGCATCGGCACGGCCACCAGTGCGAGGGTGACAGGGTCGCCGGTGGGAGTAATGACGGCGGCAAGGATGATGTTGGCCACCACGGCATACATGCGCAATCGCGAAAGTTTTTCATAATCTAATATGCCAACCTTCACAAGAAAGAGCAGGATCATGGGCATTTCAAACGCGAGCCCCATTCCCACCATAAATTTGCACACGAAGCCGATGTATTCCTCGGCCATCCATTCGTCCGCGCCAAAACCGAGCATGCCGGCAAAGCCCACCGACGCCCACAAGGCAACCTGCATAATGACAAAATAACAGAAAGCGGCGCCCAACATAAACAGCACCGAGCCCATACCGGCCAATCGAAAGACCCACTTCTTTTCTTTAATATGCAATGCGGGCAGCACAAATTGAGCGACAAAAATCAAAATGAACGGAATTGCAATCGTGATGCCGCCGTAGAGGCCGATCTTCAGCGCGATGAAAAACGATTTGAGCGGACCGAAGGCCTTAAGCTCCACGTGCCACGGCTCTCGGTCGGAACTATTATTGTCTACCTCAAGCTGGATCGCGAACCGATTGCCGTTGGTGCCCAGTTGATCCGTAGGCACTAGACGAAGGGCACTGATTTCAGCGGTGTTGGTGAAGGAACCTCGAAGGTTACCAACCGACGCCATATTTTTTAAATCGGATTCGCGGATATGCGAAACCACGCCACTGCCAAATTTTACCGGCACGGCGCGTTTATCGGGGTTGGTGTTGACCTGCTCGATTTGTTGAGCCCGTTCGAGGGGCCACGTAAGAAATTTCACGATGTACGGCGAGCCGATGAGGGCAATCATCATGCCGGCCACTACGGCCACGACGCACTTCATAACCATAAAACGGAAATCCTCGAGGTGATCGAGGAAGGGTTTTATCGGGCCGCCAAAGCCTTCATTCGCATCGTCGCCGCCATCATCATTTCCACCGTTGTCATCGCCACCAAAATTATTGCCATCGGCGTATTCGTATTCGCCATGGTCGTGTTCGTGATAGTCATCGTGATATTCCTGATGATATTCATCTTCGTAATCGTGTGAATACTCATCGTGATAAGGATCATCATGGCCGGAATCCAACTCGCCGGCATGGTGGGGATCTTCGTGGTGCGTTTCGTCATGCGCTTGGTCATCGTGGACAGGTTCATCCTCATCCTCGTCCTCGTCGGCCGCTGTCTCAGTTTGAGGTTCAGAGAAATCAGCCTTCGGAAAATCAGATTGGGGAAATTCTACTGCGGAACCGTCTTCGGTGGGCTCATCGCCCAAAGGCAATTCGCTCTGCTCGTCGCCTTGTTCGGGCGGGGTTGCAGGTAAATCGTCTTGAGGGGGATTGCTTTCGGCGGGCGTTCCATCGCCGCCGAAATCAGAAGCCCCATGCTTGTCCTCGGGCTCCTTGGCCATAATGGAAGGGAAACTTAGCCTTAGTTAGATTCGGACGTAGCCTTCCCGGGCTTGTCCTCCTCCACCTCGGCTTGGGCGGTTTTTTCCTGATGATCCTCGATGGGGCGTTGACGGCGTCGGGAGCGATCGTGGTCATCCTCATGATCACTGCGATTCAGCTCATCGCCAATATCGCTGGAGGCTTTCTTGAATTCACGGATGCCTTTACCCAAGCCGCGCGCGAGTTCCGGGAGTTTTTTTGCTCCAAATAATAGCAGCACGGCGAGGCCGATAATCAACCATTCCGAACCCTGAATAAATGCCAACATAGTTTCGCTCATAAATTGTACGTAGTGTTTGGACAACGTAACGCAATTCTCTATTCACACAAGAAAAAACCCCCGATTTCTCGGGGGCTGAGAGGGTTTAGCCTTGTTTTACTGGGCCGGCATGAGCAAAACAAATTCGCCTCGGCGGTTTTCTGCAAAGGATTGTTCGTCTGCGCCGAGTACCATTGGCACCTTTTCGCCCTGGCTCAAGGTACGTAAACGATCGGCACCCACGTTCAGGCGCGACAATTCATCCACCACAGAAAGCGCGCGGCGTTCGCCCAGCGAGAGGTTGTAATCCTCTGTGCCCCGTTCATCGCAATGGCCTTCCACCAGCAGCTTGTGCGTGGGATGTTGGATGAGATGCAGCGCCACGAGTTTGATTTTCTCAAAGTCATCCGGATGCACCGCCGCGCTGTCATACTCGAAGTGCACGGTCAATGCCGCAAACGCTTCGCGGTCTTCCATTTCCTGCCCAGTGAATCCTTGGCCCTGATCATTGAGCAAGCCCGCGTTGTTTGGGTTAATTGGTTGTATGATTGCGTTGGGGTTCACAAACGGTTGGCCCCCGCTTGGAATTGTTGTGCCGCCGGGAATTCCGCCGCCGCCAGTGGGTGTAGGCACCGGGAGCGGATTGGGATTGCTGGCCACAATGGTTTTCTGGCCGGGTATGGTGGTCAATCCCACCGGCTTTTGTGATTTGCAACTCACGGCCAGCAGCATAGCCGCCGCGCCCAGAGCTGTTGCATTGATCCACGCGATTCGTTTCATAATTTCTTCCTTTTGGTTTTCCTCCTTGGGGTTGGTGTTTACCACCTTTGCAGATGATAAATTTTACGCGGCAAAGCGGCTGCGCCCCCAACCCCGGGGACGTACCGCTCTGCAAACCCCATGGGGCTGCCGCTGTGCTATGGCGTTGCTGTGCCGCCGGGAATCAAGTTAACCCGTTGCGGATCCGCGCCGCCCGATGGTAATCCCTGTGATTCCATCGGCACGTACAACACAAATTCACCCCGCCGATTTGCCGCGAACGATTCCTTATCGCCACCCTTCACCATCGGCATTTTTTCGCCCATACTTTTGGTGGCGAGTCGATTGTCCGTCACGCCCAATTCCACAAGTGCCTGCGCGATGGCTTGCGCCCGGCGTTCGCCCAACGAGAGGTTGTAATCTTCTGTCCCGCGTTCGTCGCAGTGACCTTCCACTTCCAACAAATGGTTTGGGTTTTGAACCAAGTACTCTGCCACTTTGGTGATGTGCGGCAAATCTACCGGCCGCAGCTCCGCGCTGTCATAAGCGAAATGAATTTTCTGAAATGCGTCGCGCACAATCTCGTGCTCGCCGGGCAATCCCAATGGCCCAAATCCTGTGCCCGGATTGGGAGTCACGTTGGGCCCTCCGTTTCCACCGCCGGTACCGCCCGGCCCTAAGCCAGTGTTCCCGTTTCCTCCAGGATTGCCGTTTCCGTTTCCATTGCCATTGCCACCGTTTCCATTGTTGGCCAATGTTTTGCCGGGGATGTGAGTGACGTCCGTCGTTGCAGATTTACAACCGATGGCGGCTACTGCACAAACCAAGGCCAATGTTTTTAGATATGTTGCTCCTTGCATAATTTCTCCTTTAACCACACTGGTTACACGGTTGAGTTCCTCCTTGTTGGAACTGATTAAAAACTTTACTGCCACGCAGGCTGACCCACGCCACCCGTAAAGGCTGGGAGTATCTTCACCTGTTCTGTCGGCACGTCAAGAATTGCCATGCGTTTCTTATTCACGCCACCGGCACGCCTTGTGAATATAATGTTCCGGCTATTGGCGGCCCACGCGGGGTCTTCGCCTTCGGAATAAATTTTTGCGTTACCGCCAGTGGCGGGCACGACACCAATTTGAAAGCCGCCGCGCTGCTGGGTAAAGGAAATCCATTTACCATCGGGCGACCAACTGGGCTGCGTGGGGCGGAACGCGCCTTTGGTGGGAATCTCAATCATCGGCCCGCCGCTCGTCGCGACTTTAACCAGCACGTACCGGCCTTTGACCAAAGTGGCAAAAGCAATCCATCGGCCGTCGGGCGACCAAGTGGGGCTGGAAACTTCCTCCCGGGTACGCGTGGCGCGGAATAGTTTTTTGCCGGGGATATCATTTAAAAAATCCCAATCTTTCGGAGCCAAATATAAATCCGTTGCCCCGCCTTTGCTGAGCACCACTGCCACCGGCCCATGCGCAGCCATCGCGCCGCCGGTGTTCAAGCCCTTGAACCGCGAGAAAACTTTGCGCTTGCCGGTCTTCAAGCTGTGCCGCACCACCGTTGTGTTTTGTAGGCCACCAATTGTCATCCAGGATGTATAAAACAGCCCACTGTGATCCGGCATCCACATCGGGTTTTCGACAATTGTTTTGTCATTAGTAAGCGCCACGGGATTGTGCCCGTCATAATCCGATTGATAAACCTCCCATTGACTCTTGCCAGTTTTCATCGTGAACAAAATTTGTGTGTGTGCGATTCCGTTTTGGCCGGTGATGGCTTTGATGGTGGCGTTACTCAGCGCGTGGGCGAGCACGCGGGGTGCGGCACCGTTGATATTGAGGTTGAAGCCAAAGTTACCAGCGTTGTCGCTCAGAATACCGGTGAGATTATTCGCGCCGTTTTTCCCTTCGAGCACATAGCTCGCATCGGCTTCGGCGACCATTTTACAGCCCATTACTTCGAGGTCAAAGGCCAGCACTTTAGCTACTTCGCCTTGGTACCCCTTGATCGCGACGGGGATCAACTTGCCCACGTTGCCCTGCACTTGTAATCCGGCGGCCCAAGTAAAATTGGCCAACACAAAAAAAACGAACATTGATAAAAAAACGGGGATTGATTTTTTGCGATTCATTTTTTAATTCCTGTAAATCTCATTAACCTCCAATGATCGGCGTGAAATCCAAGATGAACGTTCGCTTGGCGTCACGTGAACCCGACGGGAAAGATTTGCCCACGGATTTCACTTTGTCCAGCGCACGTTGTACCGACTTATCCAGAGCAGCATCACCCGTGCGACGGACGATACGGGCACTGATCACGCGGCCATTTCGGTCGATCGTCACAGAAACCTCTGCAATACGGATGCGCGCGAGGTTTTTGGGGATCAACGGCTGCCACGCACGGCGGTACACGGCAACGACGTGCTGTGCATAAGTCGCGAACGCGGCGCGGTTGCTGCCGCTGACTTGCACTTTTATTTTTGCAGAAAGATTGCTGAGACCCTTCAGCGCGTTGTTGACGTCTTTGGAATTGATAACCGGGTTTACCGGTCGGGGTTTAGGCCGTGTGTGGTTGGTGTGTTTCTGAGTGTTGTGAATGTTTACCTTGATGTCCTTTGGCTTCTTTGCCGAGTTCGGGGGCTTGGGTTTATTAGGATTAGGATTTTTGGGGCGCGGCTTGGGCTTTACCTTGGGCGTCTTGGGCT is a genomic window containing:
- a CDS encoding twin-arginine translocase subunit TatC, with translation MAKEPEDKHGASDFGGDGTPAESNPPQDDLPATPPEQGDEQSELPLGDEPTEDGSAVEFPQSDFPKADFSEPQTETAADEDEDEDEPVHDDQAHDETHHEDPHHAGELDSGHDDPYHDEYSHDYEDEYHQEYHDDYHEHDHGEYEYADGNNFGGDDNGGNDDGGDDANEGFGGPIKPFLDHLEDFRFMVMKCVVAVVAGMMIALIGSPYIVKFLTWPLERAQQIEQVNTNPDKRAVPVKFGSGVVSHIRESDLKNMASVGNLRGSFTNTAEISALRLVPTDQLGTNGNRFAIQLEVDNNSSDREPWHVELKAFGPLKSFFIALKIGLYGGITIAIPFILIFVAQFVLPALHIKEKKWVFRLAGMGSVLFMLGAAFCYFVIMQVALWASVGFAGMLGFGADEWMAEEYIGFVCKFMVGMGLAFEMPMILLFLVKVGILDYEKLSRLRMYAVVANIILAAVITPTGDPVTLALVAVPMQLLYELSTIIAWFMARNQAREEAAFDDED
- a CDS encoding twin-arginine translocase TatA/TatE family subunit, producing MLAFIQGSEWLIIGLAVLLLFGAKKLPELARGLGKGIREFKKASSDIGDELNRSDHEDDHDRSRRRQRPIEDHQEKTAQAEVEEDKPGKATSESN
- a CDS encoding OmpA family protein, producing MQGATYLKTLALVCAVAAIGCKSATTDVTHIPGKTLANNGNGGNGNGNGNGNPGGNGNTGLGPGGTGGGNGGPNVTPNPGTGFGPLGLPGEHEIVRDAFQKIHFAYDSAELRPVDLPHITKVAEYLVQNPNHLLEVEGHCDERGTEDYNLSLGERRAQAIAQALVELGVTDNRLATKSMGEKMPMVKGGDKESFAANRRGEFVLYVPMESQGLPSGGADPQRVNLIPGGTATP
- a CDS encoding PD40 domain-containing protein, with amino-acid sequence MNRKKSIPVFLSMFVFFVLANFTWAAGLQVQGNVGKLIPVAIKGYQGEVAKVLAFDLEVMGCKMVAEADASYVLEGKNGANNLTGILSDNAGNFGFNLNINGAAPRVLAHALSNATIKAITGQNGIAHTQILFTMKTGKSQWEVYQSDYDGHNPVALTNDKTIVENPMWMPDHSGLFYTSWMTIGGLQNTTVVRHSLKTGKRKVFSRFKGLNTGGAMAAHGPVAVVLSKGGATDLYLAPKDWDFLNDIPGKKLFRATRTREEVSSPTWSPDGRWIAFATLVKGRYVLVKVATSGGPMIEIPTKGAFRPTQPSWSPDGKWISFTQQRGGFQIGVVPATGGNAKIYSEGEDPAWAANSRNIIFTRRAGGVNKKRMAILDVPTEQVKILPAFTGGVGQPAWQ
- a CDS encoding OmpA family protein, whose product is MKRIAWINATALGAAAMLLAVSCKSQKPVGLTTIPGQKTIVASNPNPLPVPTPTGGGGIPGGTTIPSGGQPFVNPNAIIQPINPNNAGLLNDQGQGFTGQEMEDREAFAALTVHFEYDSAAVHPDDFEKIKLVALHLIQHPTHKLLVEGHCDERGTEDYNLSLGERRALSVVDELSRLNVGADRLRTLSQGEKVPMVLGADEQSFAENRRGEFVLLMPAQ
- a CDS encoding TonB family protein: MTRLLKKCFFISVGLHVLLVAALILGAAFFVTQPEKVPPVLSMIAPNVLEDLLNPPTPPQSKPNLNQPSATRHPEVTPPRPPVKPVIQPPKPRPNPPKPQPKTPKVKPKPRPKNPNPNKPKPPNSAKKPKDIKVNIHNTQKHTNHTRPKPRPVNPVINSKDVNNALKGLSNLSAKIKVQVSGSNRAAFATYAQHVVAVYRRAWQPLIPKNLARIRIAEVSVTIDRNGRVISARIVRRTGDAALDKSVQRALDKVKSVGKSFPSGSRDAKRTFILDFTPIIGG